The Candidatus Cybelea sp. sequence GCGGATGCGGCACCGTCTTCAAGTTGACGCCGTCGGGATCAGGCTATACTGAAAAAGTTCTGTACACCTTTTGTCAGTCCACGTGCGCGTTCTCCAATCCAACAAGCAGTCTGGTCTTCGGAGCGGATGGCGCGCTCTACGGGTCGACCGACGACGATTGCCAGTTAATGGGTAGATGCGGCACCGTCTATAAGTTGACGCCGTCGGGCTCGGGCTACAGCGCAAGCGCTCTGTACACCTTTGAGTGCGGGACCAACGCTCCCATCAACCACCGCGTCAAAGGCCCGAGCGAGAAGCCGTCGCGGGATAACTCCGGCGCCGAGTGTGTTGGCGCGTTTCCGTCCGGCGTGATTTTGGATAAGACGGGCGCGTTATACGGCACGACGTTCGAAGGCGGGCAGTACGCCCGCAGATACCAGCCCGGTCCAGGAACCGTCTTCAAGTTAACGCCGTCAGGCTCGGGCTACACTCAGAGCTTTCTCCACAGCTTCACCGGCGGTAAGGATGGCGGGACACCCGAGGGCGGAGTGATCCTAGGAAAAGGCGGCGTGCTCTACGGGACAACCGGTGGAGGCGGCAAAGCTTGCGGCGGCGTTCCTGGATGCCACGACGGCACCGTCTTCGAGCTAACGCCGTCAGGATCAGGCTACGCCGAGCGCATTATCCATCAATTCGATGGAAGGAATGGCGCCAATCCGGCGGCCGGCCTGATCTCCGACACGACGGGCGCACTCTATAGCACGACCCTTGACGGGGGACCGATCGTAAAGGCACGGTGTTCAAGCTGACGCCCTGACGGGGAACCCACAGCACGTCTGACCTCAACTTTAAGAATGCCTTAACGCCGCGCGGTGCACCCTGCCCGGTGGATGCTTATGCACAAGGCGGGGAAGCCATCGGGCGGTAAGCGGGTCCCATGAGGATCGCAAGATATCGCGTTACCAATTTCCGCTCGATCGTCGACAGCGGCTGGATCGACGTTGATAACGTAACGACCCTAGTGTTGTGAGTTATAAGTTCGTTGCAATAACACGAGACTTTTGGTATACTGGATAAGTGAGGAAATCCAGGCAAACCGTTCGTGGCCGACCCAAGCGAGACCTCAATCTTACGCGCGACGAGCGAGAACAACTGGA is a genomic window containing:
- a CDS encoding choice-of-anchor tandem repeat GloVer-containing protein; translation: MKSLGYSGCVFGICMAAAILAGCGASIATVPSASQPDEAAHFSSRVPTLPLSRSHYAETVLFNFRGSTGANPETGLVLDENGALYGTTSGGGHADGNVFKLTPAGSGYTESFLYGFRGSRGAGPTGVILGKDGALYGTTVGGGRYNEGTAFKLTPSSSGYTVSVMHSFCARRKCADGAAPSGGLVFGKDGALYGTTGIGGNACLSEGGCGTVFKLTPSGSGYTEKVLYTFCQSTCAFSNPTSSLVFGADGALYGSTDDDCQLMGRCGTVYKLTPSGSGYSASALYTFECGTNAPINHRVKGPSEKPSRDNSGAECVGAFPSGVILDKTGALYGTTFEGGQYARRYQPGPGTVFKLTPSGSGYTQSFLHSFTGGKDGGTPEGGVILGKGGVLYGTTGGGGKACGGVPGCHDGTVFELTPSGSGYAERIIHQFDGRNGANPAAGLISDTTGALYSTTLDGGPIVKARCSS